A portion of the Edaphobacter bradus genome contains these proteins:
- a CDS encoding TonB-dependent receptor, which translates to MRVATRIIALAAVTLLISSPSVLAQAVYGSIYGTVADASGAVVPGATVVVTDVSKGTSSTMQSNASGEFAADHLIPDEYDLKVTAAGFQAYEQKGIHVYADTAVKAQISMVVGASEQTVEVNADTVPLLKTDRADVATVFAQKEVVDLPLAGRNFTSLQLLLPGAQQLGWSHAASENPQGSQQIEVDGQAFAGVAYELDGTDNQDPILGIIVVNPNLDSVSESKITTQNFDAEFGKAVASVVTAQTKSGSNKFHGSAFEYRISAANVARDPFSQGPGRPVPQALKNQFGGSLGGPALKDKLFFFVDYQGVRQKVGVSNVQTVPSHLLVETCLGKQVGPSGIPGCDFSEYAAKVTPIGSGIIYQPNGVAYPGNVIPASQVSTQAKNLLTLLEPYAPNIPGSQFGGLQANYAAGGTGGLNSDQWDVRGDYSMSDKVHFFTRFSRFTDVLSGKVMFGAAGGAGFGLGGYGGTSQGANDSLAIGTDIAINATLLTDIRFGYYRYNINTSKYDQTTELANQLGIPGMNLGTTITGGAPSFQLAEVGSQTGPSPANGQSIGPQYGGGLNVDRCNCPLIEKEDQYQIVNNWTKIRGTHSFKVGADLRYARNLRVPSDNDRTGILYFSNQPTSNPNAAVQGGLGFATFALGLVTQFNRYVSTSTNAKEFQKRTFFYAQDTWRVTQKLTLNYGVRYEVFFPETINKSGNGALLDLKTGYLRVAGVGTVASNMNWGRPNAWSPRFGINYQILPKTVIRGGYGRSYDIGVFGSIFGHAATQNLPVLSNQIVTTTTGVLGHAFTLAQGPPAPTPIAVPANGLLPNPGYAVQSRSRPSPLRLPNLDAWNLGVQQSLSPTVSVTMTYVGNKGTHTLADYDSNTNNPNEGAIFLPASYSITGQALHYDHSVSTTTNYGVKALNGQPVLGISPSGGTNNLTYLQRYYGGKLPACSDPAYQVSDPLISPGQCGWTNGLTNYSNNFDSHYNAAQVTVTKQFTKGLSLNANYAWQRSTSWQNNFSTWDKRAAKGRNSLLRQQQIIVYGLYELPFGRNKPIGGDVRPWANYLIGGWQLSPVLNYSSGLPFTLGYGECANAVPSSAPCYVNGRPSDFHNRIRGYPGAGLTYYDAQTLGTTFTAPGLDQIGTVGRNSVFGPHFFNTDLAVMKNFPVKEYVTLQFRMDAYNVFNHINFGNPGGSGANSNANIEQAGTISGGPGINGSSNPRQIQLVFRVQF; encoded by the coding sequence ATGCGAGTCGCTACCAGAATCATCGCGCTTGCAGCGGTCACGCTGCTCATCTCTTCACCAAGTGTTCTTGCACAAGCCGTTTACGGATCGATCTATGGAACCGTCGCAGATGCCTCGGGTGCGGTTGTGCCCGGTGCGACTGTTGTCGTTACGGATGTTTCCAAGGGCACCTCGAGTACTATGCAATCGAACGCCAGCGGCGAATTCGCTGCGGATCACCTCATTCCAGACGAGTACGACCTGAAGGTGACGGCTGCGGGATTCCAAGCCTATGAGCAGAAGGGAATCCACGTCTACGCTGACACCGCAGTTAAAGCCCAGATAAGCATGGTGGTCGGGGCTTCGGAGCAAACCGTCGAGGTAAACGCGGATACGGTGCCTCTATTGAAGACTGACCGCGCCGACGTGGCAACGGTCTTCGCGCAGAAGGAGGTTGTGGATCTTCCCTTGGCGGGGCGCAACTTTACAAGTCTGCAGTTGCTACTGCCGGGCGCGCAGCAGTTGGGCTGGAGCCACGCCGCCAGCGAAAACCCGCAGGGCAGCCAGCAGATCGAGGTCGACGGCCAAGCGTTCGCAGGTGTCGCCTATGAACTCGATGGAACCGACAATCAGGATCCGATCCTGGGCATTATCGTCGTCAATCCGAATCTGGACTCGGTCTCAGAGTCGAAGATTACAACGCAGAACTTCGACGCGGAGTTTGGCAAAGCCGTCGCGTCGGTTGTGACGGCGCAGACCAAGTCGGGCTCGAACAAGTTTCATGGCTCGGCCTTCGAGTATCGTATAAGCGCGGCCAATGTCGCAAGAGATCCTTTCAGTCAGGGACCAGGCCGTCCAGTTCCCCAAGCACTTAAGAACCAATTTGGTGGTTCGCTCGGCGGGCCCGCTCTCAAGGATAAACTCTTCTTCTTCGTGGACTACCAGGGGGTTCGTCAGAAGGTTGGTGTATCAAACGTCCAAACCGTCCCGTCCCACCTTCTGGTAGAGACCTGTCTCGGAAAACAGGTAGGGCCGAGCGGAATTCCGGGGTGCGACTTTAGCGAATATGCAGCCAAAGTCACTCCTATCGGCTCGGGAATTATCTATCAGCCCAACGGCGTCGCCTATCCAGGCAATGTTATTCCCGCCTCTCAGGTCTCAACGCAGGCCAAGAATCTTCTTACTCTCCTCGAGCCCTACGCTCCGAATATCCCAGGCAGCCAATTCGGCGGCCTGCAGGCAAACTATGCCGCCGGTGGTACGGGCGGCTTGAACAGCGACCAGTGGGATGTACGCGGCGACTACTCGATGAGCGACAAGGTTCACTTCTTTACCCGATTCAGCCGCTTCACCGACGTTCTTTCCGGAAAGGTGATGTTCGGTGCGGCTGGAGGAGCCGGGTTTGGTTTAGGCGGTTACGGCGGCACATCCCAAGGAGCGAATGACAGCTTAGCGATCGGCACTGACATCGCCATCAACGCAACGCTCCTGACCGATATCCGCTTCGGCTACTACCGATACAACATCAACACTTCAAAATACGACCAGACCACCGAACTCGCTAACCAACTAGGCATTCCCGGAATGAACCTCGGGACGACTATCACAGGCGGCGCGCCGAGCTTCCAGCTAGCCGAAGTGGGTTCGCAGACCGGACCGTCGCCCGCTAATGGGCAAAGTATCGGACCGCAGTACGGCGGTGGACTGAACGTAGATCGCTGCAACTGTCCGCTCATTGAGAAGGAGGATCAGTACCAGATTGTCAACAACTGGACGAAGATTCGTGGCACCCACTCATTCAAGGTAGGCGCTGACCTTCGTTACGCGCGGAACCTCCGCGTACCCAGCGATAACGACCGCACAGGAATTCTGTACTTCAGCAATCAACCGACCTCCAATCCTAACGCGGCGGTGCAGGGGGGCCTTGGTTTTGCGACCTTCGCCCTGGGCTTAGTAACGCAGTTTAACCGTTATGTGAGCACCTCGACCAACGCGAAGGAGTTTCAGAAGCGCACATTCTTCTACGCACAGGACACGTGGCGCGTTACCCAGAAGCTGACTCTGAACTACGGTGTTCGCTACGAGGTCTTTTTCCCCGAAACCATCAATAAATCTGGGAATGGAGCTCTTCTGGACCTGAAGACCGGCTACCTGAGGGTTGCAGGCGTGGGCACCGTCGCCAGCAATATGAACTGGGGCAGGCCCAACGCCTGGAGCCCGCGGTTCGGCATTAATTATCAAATCCTCCCGAAGACCGTCATCCGCGGTGGTTATGGCCGCAGTTACGACATCGGAGTGTTCGGCTCCATCTTCGGGCATGCTGCAACGCAGAATCTCCCTGTTCTCTCCAACCAGATAGTCACAACGACTACCGGCGTGCTGGGGCATGCATTCACATTAGCCCAGGGCCCCCCGGCCCCGACACCGATTGCGGTCCCCGCCAACGGCCTCCTTCCCAACCCGGGTTATGCAGTCCAGTCAAGGTCTCGTCCCAGCCCGCTGCGCCTTCCAAACCTGGATGCATGGAACCTAGGTGTGCAGCAGTCTCTGTCACCGACGGTCTCGGTGACCATGACATATGTAGGGAACAAGGGCACACATACGCTCGCCGATTACGACAGCAACACAAACAACCCCAACGAGGGAGCTATCTTTCTGCCAGCGTCGTACAGTATCACTGGCCAGGCCCTTCACTACGACCATTCAGTAAGCACCACCACGAACTATGGCGTGAAGGCGTTGAACGGTCAGCCGGTCCTTGGCATCTCACCTAGCGGTGGAACCAATAATCTGACGTATCTGCAACGCTACTACGGAGGAAAGCTCCCGGCCTGCTCGGACCCGGCGTATCAGGTATCCGACCCATTGATCAGCCCCGGCCAATGCGGCTGGACGAACGGTCTCACGAATTACAGCAATAACTTTGACTCGCACTACAACGCGGCGCAGGTAACCGTGACCAAGCAGTTTACAAAGGGCCTGTCCCTGAACGCAAACTACGCGTGGCAGCGTTCCACCAGTTGGCAGAACAATTTTTCTACCTGGGATAAGCGTGCTGCCAAAGGACGAAACAGTTTACTCAGGCAACAGCAGATAATCGTTTACGGCCTATATGAATTGCCGTTCGGACGAAATAAACCCATAGGCGGTGATGTGAGGCCCTGGGCAAATTATCTGATAGGAGGATGGCAACTCAGCCCGGTGCTCAATTACTCGAGCGGACTCCCGTTCACGCTCGGCTACGGTGAATGCGCCAACGCAGTGCCTAGTTCAGCACCGTGCTATGTCAATGGAAGGCCAAGCGATTTTCACAATCGCATCAGAGGCTATCCTGGTGCAGGGTTGACCTACTACGACGCGCAGACGCTGGGCACGACCTTCACCGCACCTGGGCTCGACCAGATAGGTACGGTCGGAAGGAACAGCGTCTTCGGGCCGCACTTCTTCAATACGGATCTTGCGGTTATGAAGAACTTCCCGGTTAAAGAGTACGTGACGCTCCAGTTCCGCATGGATGCGTATAACGTCTTCAACCACATCAACTTCGGCAATCCGGGCGGTAGTGGTGCTAACTCTAATGCTAATATCGAGCAGGCCGGGACCATCAGTGGTGGCCCAGGTATCAACGGCTCAAGCAATCCACGGCAGATCCAACTCGTATTCCGAGTGCAGTTCTAA
- a CDS encoding GntR family transcriptional regulator, with translation MKIRQAAQVAARLSESQAKQHRPPGPAPSTSAGIPRYRQVYEDLFSAIKSGQFKPGDRLPSEAELGKHYDTSRITVAKAVNELQMHGMVSRRAGSGTHVLAPSTQNGRVFGLLIPDLGRTEIFEPICHGMMQSPLSKPHSLLWGHAMGEAAQQEKEAEHLCQHYISQKVSGVFFAPLEFTPAKDAVNNRIVSALDHAGIQIVLLDRCYSPYPMRSKYDLVGIDNRRAGFLITQHLLEHGVKRVAFIARPLSASTVTARIAGYREALLAHGIKPQQDLVRRGDPDDASFLQKVLKECRPDAIVCANDFTAARVMAGLSGCGIQVPDQMRVVGIDDVKYASLLPVPLTTQHQNCADIGAMAIATMLQRLERPDFPTRDVLLQTHTAVRKSCGSHRHEKHS, from the coding sequence ATGAAAATCAGACAAGCTGCGCAAGTAGCGGCACGTCTGTCGGAATCACAGGCGAAGCAACACCGCCCGCCTGGTCCAGCCCCTTCAACCTCGGCCGGTATTCCAAGGTATCGCCAGGTCTATGAGGATCTGTTTTCCGCCATCAAGTCAGGTCAATTTAAGCCTGGAGACCGTTTGCCCAGCGAGGCTGAACTCGGCAAACACTACGATACGTCGCGTATCACTGTTGCAAAGGCCGTCAATGAACTTCAAATGCACGGAATGGTTTCGCGACGGGCAGGCTCTGGGACGCATGTCCTGGCACCCTCCACTCAAAACGGCCGCGTTTTTGGCCTCCTGATCCCCGACCTGGGACGTACAGAGATCTTCGAGCCAATCTGTCATGGGATGATGCAATCCCCGCTATCGAAACCTCACTCCCTGCTCTGGGGGCACGCCATGGGAGAGGCCGCTCAGCAGGAGAAGGAAGCTGAGCACCTGTGCCAGCACTATATTTCACAAAAGGTCTCCGGTGTCTTCTTTGCGCCGTTGGAATTTACGCCAGCCAAGGATGCAGTCAACAATCGCATCGTCTCTGCGCTTGATCATGCGGGGATTCAGATTGTCCTGCTCGACCGCTGCTACTCGCCCTATCCCATGCGATCAAAGTATGACCTTGTGGGTATCGACAATCGCCGCGCCGGTTTCTTGATCACACAGCATCTGCTCGAGCACGGCGTAAAGCGTGTCGCATTTATTGCAAGACCACTCTCGGCCTCCACGGTAACGGCGCGCATCGCGGGATATCGCGAGGCCTTACTCGCACACGGAATCAAGCCTCAACAGGACCTTGTGCGGCGGGGAGATCCGGATGACGCAAGCTTTCTGCAAAAGGTACTCAAAGAGTGCCGGCCGGATGCGATCGTCTGCGCCAACGACTTCACAGCAGCACGCGTAATGGCTGGTCTGTCAGGTTGTGGCATTCAGGTGCCTGACCAGATGCGTGTCGTCGGCATTGATGACGTTAAGTACGCAAGCCTTCTGCCTGTGCCGCTAACCACGCAGCACCAGAACTGCGCAGACATAGGAGCGATGGCCATTGCGACAATGTTGCAGAGGCTGGAGAGACCCGATTTCCCTACGCGTGATGTTCTCCTGCAAACCCACACGGCAGTCCGCAAATCGTGCGGCTCCCACCGGCACGAAAAACACTCCTGA
- a CDS encoding amylo-alpha-1,6-glucosidase produces MRLGLVAWMLSGVAAAQTSPLIPVKFFPLKEDGLAIRRHVEAGKPFTVAGLQGVVAGQQEGGFEAWILPVKVLSNFSIRAEVDGYPVPIDLKPHAAEIEVFPDHTTITYSHIAFTVRQVIFTPDASEDGTGAVVLFQIDAARPVELTFSFTPDVRPMWPQPGQGVPSAEWVQRERSGFYVLHTDFANLAAAVAMPNTRPGIMAPYQEKPHFYPLELKLRYEPKRDGNRYFPLLMAVGTTSATATRAALEAKIDRLNQSIEKTYDAHRERYEHLLEQVTAIHTPDEGLNEDFAWAALSIEQLRAKAQPGGETGLVAGYYSSGDSARPGFGWFFGRDALYTLYAVNGFGDFALSREELEFLVRRQRDDGKMMHEYSQTAAFVDWRSLPYLYAAADATPLFLMAMLDYVQNSGDLKFLNAHRDAVEKAWRFETTHDSDGDGIYDNSQGTGWVESWPPGMPHQEIYLALLDRQASIAMAKLASLMDDTNTAQAAGKRAETIGARIEEEYYQSAKDAYAFSRNSDGSVDKTETVYPMIAWWGGGQGLAHADASFSRWASHDFSTDWGLRDIAQSDPLYDPISYHQGSVWPLFTGWASVAEYRTGHVLSGYAHLMQNADQTTTQDLGAVTELLSGDYFQPFGRSTSHQLWSSAMVIIPALRGLFGIEVDGLSHAVRLAPHLPADWDHAVVDRLHVGDSVCSLEYARMGGKLLVRVKTTSGPAVHLTDGHTASSASGGSAVELNLPRVEVTIPHELPLPGSRTAQMKVLNERGEGRSLTLELEGAGGSTVTLKLRRNQPKLNLHVQGGTLSGTDGLEVKFPDGSGYQRAKLVLSW; encoded by the coding sequence ATGCGCTTAGGGTTGGTTGCCTGGATGCTCAGTGGAGTCGCGGCTGCACAGACGAGTCCTTTGATTCCCGTCAAGTTCTTCCCATTGAAAGAAGACGGTCTGGCGATTCGACGTCACGTTGAGGCCGGCAAGCCTTTTACTGTGGCGGGGCTTCAGGGAGTCGTTGCAGGCCAGCAGGAAGGAGGCTTCGAGGCCTGGATTCTGCCGGTGAAGGTGCTGAGCAATTTCAGCATCCGTGCTGAGGTCGATGGATATCCGGTCCCCATCGACCTGAAGCCACATGCCGCTGAGATTGAAGTCTTTCCAGACCACACAACAATCACGTACTCGCATATCGCGTTCACGGTGCGCCAGGTTATCTTTACCCCCGATGCCTCGGAGGATGGCACTGGTGCGGTTGTGCTGTTCCAGATAGATGCCGCGCGCCCTGTCGAGCTGACCTTCAGCTTTACACCTGACGTGAGACCGATGTGGCCCCAGCCAGGGCAGGGAGTGCCGTCCGCAGAGTGGGTACAGCGTGAGAGAAGCGGGTTCTACGTGCTCCACACGGATTTTGCGAATCTCGCCGCGGCGGTGGCGATGCCAAACACTCGGCCAGGAATCATGGCCCCGTATCAGGAGAAGCCGCACTTCTACCCTCTGGAGCTGAAGCTGCGTTATGAGCCCAAACGTGATGGGAATCGCTACTTCCCATTGCTAATGGCGGTGGGGACGACTTCTGCGACAGCGACGAGAGCCGCACTTGAGGCGAAGATCGATCGGCTGAATCAGTCGATCGAGAAGACATACGATGCACATCGTGAGCGGTACGAGCACCTGCTGGAGCAGGTGACTGCGATCCACACGCCAGACGAAGGACTCAATGAGGACTTTGCGTGGGCAGCACTTTCGATTGAGCAACTGCGTGCCAAGGCGCAGCCTGGTGGTGAGACTGGCCTGGTGGCTGGGTACTACTCATCGGGTGACTCGGCACGGCCTGGATTTGGCTGGTTCTTTGGGCGTGATGCTCTTTACACGCTGTATGCGGTCAACGGCTTTGGCGATTTTGCGCTGTCGCGTGAGGAACTCGAGTTTCTTGTCCGGAGGCAACGTGACGACGGCAAGATGATGCACGAGTACTCACAGACAGCAGCGTTTGTCGACTGGCGGTCGCTGCCTTACCTGTACGCGGCGGCTGACGCCACGCCTTTGTTTCTGATGGCCATGCTCGACTACGTGCAGAACAGCGGCGACCTCAAGTTTCTGAACGCCCACCGGGATGCGGTGGAAAAGGCGTGGCGCTTCGAGACAACGCACGACTCCGATGGCGATGGCATCTATGACAATTCGCAGGGAACCGGATGGGTGGAGAGTTGGCCTCCGGGTATGCCGCATCAGGAGATATACCTTGCTTTGCTTGATCGACAGGCATCGATTGCGATGGCGAAGCTTGCGAGTCTGATGGACGATACGAACACCGCGCAGGCTGCAGGAAAGCGAGCAGAGACGATTGGAGCGCGAATCGAGGAGGAGTACTACCAGTCGGCGAAGGATGCCTATGCGTTCAGTCGCAATTCCGACGGGTCGGTTGATAAGACCGAGACGGTCTATCCGATGATCGCGTGGTGGGGTGGTGGTCAAGGCCTTGCGCACGCGGATGCCAGCTTCAGTCGATGGGCTTCGCATGACTTCTCGACCGACTGGGGGTTGCGGGATATTGCCCAGAGCGATCCGCTTTACGATCCAATCAGCTATCACCAGGGCTCCGTGTGGCCGCTGTTCACGGGCTGGGCTTCGGTGGCAGAGTATCGCACTGGCCATGTTCTCTCAGGCTACGCACACCTGATGCAGAACGCCGATCAAACGACGACACAGGACTTGGGGGCAGTCACGGAGTTGTTGTCAGGGGACTATTTCCAACCTTTCGGCCGCAGTACGAGTCATCAGCTGTGGTCTTCGGCTATGGTCATTATTCCTGCGTTGCGAGGCCTGTTTGGGATCGAGGTTGATGGGCTTTCACACGCCGTTCGGCTGGCTCCGCACTTGCCTGCGGATTGGGATCACGCAGTAGTGGACAGGCTGCATGTGGGAGATTCTGTTTGCTCTCTCGAATACGCTCGCATGGGAGGAAAGCTCCTGGTGCGTGTGAAGACTACTTCTGGTCCGGCGGTTCATCTGACAGATGGGCATACTGCAAGTTCAGCATCAGGTGGAAGTGCCGTTGAATTGAATCTGCCGCGGGTAGAGGTGACGATCCCACATGAGCTACCGCTACCGGGCTCACGTACTGCACAGATGAAGGTCCTGAATGAACGTGGGGAAGGGAGGAGCCTGACGCTGGAACTCGAGGGTGCCGGAGGTTCCACGGTCACGCTGAAGCTTCGCAGGAATCAGCCGAAACTCAACCTTCATGTTCAGGGAGGGACACTCTCGGGCACGGACGGGCTAGAGGTAAAGTTCCCTGACGGGAGTGGTTATCAACGCGCCAAGCTGGTCTTGAGCTGGTAG
- a CDS encoding tetratricopeptide repeat protein — protein MNRLPRASSLAQRLLIATLCLSSIQLASQTRAKAPAIPDNVKTADAAFRAGSAAYQQGDLRTAHEQFAKVVRLAPRIAAGHAAFGTVLLAEGDAHAASVELEQARRLDPHDVNASLNLALAYAQLGESAKAVPLFEFVDQTSSQTLTPNAIISYAGVLAATSHRDAAQQRLEQALSTSPDDASLHDALGTLLAQQERYSDATMQFQQAIVLAPSLASPHYHLGSVYLAQLDPVSAVRELAQANELAKDNLEYTLQLGRALRAANQDEQAIAVLRRALQLAPGSVDAKYELALTLQASGNAKESLPLFEQSAAARPQDPAVLTNFALALVQLGDAKRALPIYLRALKITPNSASLREDLGVAYLQQADLDHAIEQYRAGLALEPNNPQLHYDLGLAFKLKDDVNDAIAELEQAAMLDPTLPDPPYTLGVLYMQLARFTEAQTSLERATALQPDHGDAWAMLGNVYKQNEAWDKAAAALRRAIELQPDQPSPHITLATVLIRQGDVAGAAEERKKAAQLSRVAVNRQRANFALDSGLLLLKRGQIAEAVTQLQAAVAADPSYPDAHRALADALMRQGHNADAAIERQQAERLSQTQSDHSTSTAPQP, from the coding sequence ATGAACCGCCTACCCCGGGCCTCGTCGCTGGCGCAACGCTTGCTGATCGCGACACTCTGCCTGTCCTCAATACAACTCGCTTCACAGACCAGAGCAAAGGCTCCCGCAATTCCCGACAACGTGAAGACTGCAGACGCTGCCTTCCGCGCGGGCTCCGCCGCCTATCAGCAGGGCGATTTACGCACTGCACACGAACAGTTTGCAAAAGTCGTGCGCCTCGCCCCGCGTATCGCCGCAGGCCACGCTGCCTTCGGAACCGTTTTGCTCGCCGAAGGAGATGCCCATGCCGCTTCGGTAGAACTCGAACAGGCACGCCGACTTGACCCGCATGACGTCAACGCCTCTCTTAACCTCGCACTCGCTTATGCTCAATTGGGCGAAAGCGCAAAGGCTGTGCCTCTCTTCGAGTTCGTCGATCAGACCTCTTCGCAGACTCTAACCCCAAACGCAATCATCTCTTACGCGGGCGTTCTTGCAGCTACTTCACATCGTGATGCGGCGCAACAACGACTTGAGCAAGCCCTCTCCACCTCTCCGGATGATGCATCCCTCCACGACGCCCTTGGCACGCTCCTGGCACAGCAAGAGCGATACAGCGACGCAACGATGCAATTTCAGCAAGCCATTGTGCTAGCGCCCTCACTGGCCTCACCGCACTATCATCTCGGTTCCGTCTATCTTGCCCAACTTGATCCTGTGAGCGCCGTGCGCGAGCTAGCTCAGGCCAATGAATTGGCAAAAGACAACCTCGAGTACACTCTGCAACTGGGGCGAGCACTGCGAGCAGCAAATCAGGATGAACAGGCAATCGCTGTACTCCGGCGTGCGCTTCAACTCGCACCAGGCTCTGTTGATGCCAAATACGAGCTCGCCCTTACATTGCAGGCGAGCGGCAACGCGAAGGAATCTCTTCCGCTCTTTGAACAATCGGCTGCCGCGCGTCCCCAGGACCCTGCCGTTCTCACTAATTTTGCTCTCGCGCTCGTGCAGCTCGGCGACGCTAAACGAGCCCTCCCGATTTACCTGCGCGCTTTAAAGATCACTCCAAACAGCGCATCCCTCCGCGAAGATCTCGGAGTCGCCTATCTCCAGCAAGCCGATCTCGACCACGCGATCGAGCAGTACCGCGCCGGACTTGCCCTTGAGCCAAACAATCCGCAGCTACACTACGACCTCGGCCTCGCCTTCAAGCTGAAAGATGACGTCAACGACGCCATCGCCGAGCTGGAACAAGCCGCAATGCTCGACCCGACATTGCCCGATCCTCCCTACACTCTTGGCGTTCTCTATATGCAGCTCGCGCGCTTTACCGAAGCGCAGACGTCACTCGAACGGGCCACTGCGCTGCAACCTGACCATGGCGACGCCTGGGCGATGCTCGGCAACGTTTACAAGCAGAATGAAGCCTGGGACAAGGCAGCAGCAGCGCTTCGCCGCGCCATCGAACTCCAGCCTGACCAGCCCAGTCCCCACATCACTCTTGCAACCGTCCTCATCCGTCAGGGAGATGTAGCGGGCGCTGCCGAAGAGCGCAAAAAGGCCGCCCAGCTAAGCAGAGTCGCAGTGAACCGACAGCGTGCCAACTTCGCTCTCGACAGCGGCCTCCTTCTCCTGAAGCGAGGCCAGATTGCCGAGGCCGTCACCCAGCTTCAGGCGGCCGTCGCTGCTGATCCCAGCTACCCCGACGCCCATCGCGCCCTTGCCGACGCGCTCATGCGACAAGGTCACAACGCTGATGCTGCAATCGAACGCCAACAAGCTGAACGCCTCTCGCAGACTCAGTCAGACCACAGCACCTCGACCGCGCCTCAGCCATAA
- a CDS encoding glycoside hydrolase family 13 protein has translation MIRLVNVCLCLVALAVGAAAGPYGSISFAQSNNRAAIAKDTTKPTDDPWWKHAVIYEIYPRSFQDSNGDGIGDLNGITQRLDYLQSLGVDALWLSPIYPSPQVDFGYDISDYENIDPQYGTLADFDRLVAEAKKRNIRIIMDMVMNHTSDKHPWFIESASSKSNPKRDWYVWRDGKAGGTPPNNPPNNWISIFGHSAWQYDPKTSQYYYHRFYIQQPDLNWRNPAVERAMFGSVRFWLDRGVAGFRLDAIPTLFEDPQLRDAEELEGTNAYGDRRQKDDRYENLPEVHDVMRRLRAMTDKYPGDRVLIGETYLPNIQELDKWYGGAKHDELELPMDMQVGFSNRLDANLLRQRINDAETKINGNQPLFVFDNHDNIRSWDRYGDGVHNDAIARILATILFTSRSTAMMYYGEEIGMVTTPPTRKEEVKDPIGITGWPREKGRDGERTPMQWDNSKNAGFSMADSTWLPVAANYETKNVKAEESNPDSLLNWHKQLITMRRNDPALRHGNMIMLDETNPSVLSYIRSDVAGHHSILVALNCTAQQQTVTLDPGRAGVHGAKVSTLLTDAPSLNQQSSLTITLPPYASWVGSLQ, from the coding sequence ATGATTCGACTCGTCAATGTTTGCCTCTGCCTCGTTGCGCTGGCGGTCGGCGCAGCCGCAGGCCCATATGGCAGCATCTCTTTTGCACAGAGCAACAATAGGGCGGCCATCGCGAAAGACACGACGAAGCCAACCGATGACCCGTGGTGGAAGCATGCTGTCATCTATGAGATCTATCCCCGCAGCTTTCAGGACTCCAACGGAGACGGCATCGGCGACCTGAACGGAATCACCCAGAGGCTTGACTATCTGCAATCACTAGGAGTCGACGCCCTGTGGCTCTCCCCCATCTACCCCTCGCCCCAGGTCGACTTCGGATACGACATCTCAGACTACGAGAACATCGATCCGCAGTACGGCACACTTGCCGACTTCGACCGTCTCGTCGCTGAGGCGAAGAAGCGCAATATCCGCATCATCATGGATATGGTGATGAACCACACCTCGGACAAGCACCCATGGTTCATCGAGTCTGCCAGCTCAAAGTCCAATCCGAAGCGTGACTGGTATGTCTGGCGCGATGGAAAAGCAGGCGGAACGCCTCCCAACAATCCTCCGAACAACTGGATCAGCATCTTCGGCCACTCCGCGTGGCAGTACGATCCGAAGACCAGCCAGTACTACTATCACCGCTTCTATATTCAGCAGCCGGACCTGAACTGGAGAAATCCGGCAGTCGAGCGGGCCATGTTCGGCTCCGTCCGCTTCTGGCTTGACCGCGGAGTCGCCGGCTTCCGGCTCGATGCAATTCCTACCCTCTTTGAAGATCCGCAACTCCGTGATGCTGAAGAGCTTGAGGGAACCAATGCCTATGGAGATCGGCGTCAAAAGGACGACCGTTACGAGAATCTTCCTGAAGTACACGACGTGATGCGGCGCCTCCGCGCCATGACCGATAAATATCCCGGCGATCGCGTGCTGATCGGGGAGACCTATCTGCCCAATATCCAGGAGCTCGACAAGTGGTACGGCGGCGCAAAGCACGACGAGCTCGAACTGCCTATGGACATGCAGGTGGGTTTCTCCAACAGGCTCGATGCAAACCTGCTTCGTCAACGCATCAACGACGCAGAAACCAAGATCAATGGCAATCAGCCCCTCTTCGTCTTCGACAATCACGACAACATTCGCAGTTGGGATCGCTATGGCGATGGCGTTCACAATGACGCGATTGCCCGAATCCTTGCGACGATCTTATTCACCTCGCGGTCCACTGCGATGATGTACTACGGCGAAGAGATCGGCATGGTTACAACGCCTCCAACCCGCAAGGAAGAAGTCAAGGATCCCATCGGCATAACGGGCTGGCCGCGCGAAAAGGGCCGTGATGGCGAACGCACTCCAATGCAGTGGGACAATTCGAAAAACGCCGGCTTCAGCATGGCCGACTCCACCTGGCTGCCCGTAGCGGCGAATTACGAGACAAAAAATGTGAAAGCCGAGGAGAGCAACCCCGATTCACTCCTCAATTGGCACAAGCAGCTCATCACGATGCGGAGGAACGATCCGGCTTTGCGTCACGGCAATATGATCATGCTGGACGAGACGAACCCATCGGTTCTTTCGTACATCCGAAGTGACGTCGCCGGACACCATTCGATACTCGTCGCGCTGAACTGCACCGCCCAACAGCAGACCGTCACGTTGGATCCAGGCCGGGCAGGAGTTCACGGCGCCAAGGTAAGCACTCTGCTAACAGATGCTCCCTCGCTCAATCAGCAGTCCAGCCTGACAATCACTCTGCCTCCTTATGCCTCCTGGGTAGGCAGCCTGCAATAA